The DNA region GATGCCCACCGCGTTGAAGTCGACGGGCAAGCCCAACAACCTCGGGCTGAGCGAGGACCAGGTGAAGGCCGTCGTGGCCTTCCTGGAGACGTTGAAATAGCGTCGGGGAAGAGGGACTGACATGGCTGCCGTGACCGAACGACTCTCAAGTTCCAGGAGCGCCGCGCACGCCGGCGCCCCCGCGCGGACGGGGCTGTGGAGCTGGATCACGACCGTCGACCACAAACGGATCGGGATCCTCTACCTCATCGCCTCGGCGTTCTTCTTCACCCTGGGCGGGATCGAGGCGTTCCTCATGCGGGTGCAGCTCATGAAGCCGGGCCTGCACCTTTTCGTGGGCAACACGTTCAACGAGCTCTTGACCATGCACGGCACGACGATGATCTTCTTCGCCGTCATGCCGCTGTTCACGGCGTTCGTCAACGCGGTCGTGCCGCTGCAGATCGGCGCCCGGGACGTGGCCTTCCCGTTCCTGAACGCGCTGAGCTTCTGGCTCTTCTTCCTCGGCGGGATCCTCTTCAACTCCAGCTGGATCATCGGCGGCGCGCCGAACAACGGCTGGTTCAACTACGCGCCGAACAGCGAGCCCACGTACACCCCCGGGACCGGCATCGACTTCTACGACATCGGCCTGCAGATCGCCGGCCTCGGCACGTTCATCTCCGGCATCAACTTCATCGTGACGATCATCAACATGCGCGCCCCGGGGATGACGCTGCGGCGCATGCCGCTCTTCACCTGGGCCACGCTGGTGATGTCCATCGTCATCCTCTTCGCGTTCCCGGCGATCACGGTCGACCTCTTCCTCAACGCGTTCGACCGGCTGCTCGGGATGAACTTCTTCAACGTCAACGCCGGCGGCAACGTCATCCTGTGGCAGCACCTCTTCTGGATCTTCGGCCATCCGGAGGTCTACATCCTGGCGCTTCCGGCCTTCGGCATCATCTCGGAAGTGGTGTCGACCTTCTCGCGGAAGACGCTGTTCGGGTACGACAGCATGGTGCTGGCGCTGCTCGCCATCGGCTTCCTGTCCTTCATGGTCTGGAGCCACCACATGTTCGCCGTCGGCATGGGCCCGGTCGTCAACTCGATCTTCGCGCTCTCCACGATGACGATCGCCGTGCCCACCGGCATCAAGATCTTCAACTGGATCATGACGATGTGGGGCGGCCGCATCCGTACGACGACCGCCATGATGTACGCGATCGGCTTCATCCCGATCTTCGTCATCGGCGGCATGTCCGGCGTGATGGTGGCCATGGCGCCGGCCGACTACCAATACAACATGTCGTACTTCGTCGTCGCCCACTTCCACTACGTCATGATCGGCGGCTCGCTCTTTGCGCTGCTCGCCGCGCTGTACTACTGGTTCCCGAAGATGTTCGGCCGGATGCTGGACGAGGGCCTCGGCAAGCTCGGGTTCTGGCTGGTCTTCATCGGGTTCAACGTCACGTTCTTCCCGATGCACCTGCTGGGCCTGCTCGGCATGCCGCGACGCATCTTCACCTATAAGCCGGGCCTGGGCCTGGAGACGTGGAACTTCGTCAGCACCATCGGCGTGTTCATCCTGACGCTCGGCTTCCTCACCGTGCTGATCAACGTCATCCGCGCGCTGATGAAGCCGGCCGACGCCCCGGCAGACCCGTGGGACGCCCGCACGCTGGAGTGGTCCATCCCCTCGCCCGCGCCGGAGTACAACTTCGCCCAGCTGCCTGAAGTGCGCGCGCGGGACGCCTGGTGGTTCGAGAAGCGCAACGGCAACAAGAAGATGCCGGCGGCGACGCCGCTGGAGCCGATCCACATGCCGTCGCCGACCCCGATTCCCTTCTACCTCAGCGTCGGGGTCACGATCATCGGGTACGGCGCGATCCTCAGCCAGAAGTGGCTCCTTCTGCTCGGCCTGGCCCTGACGGCCGTGATGCTGTACCGCGGCATGTTCCATGTGGACCCGGGCTACCACGTCACGCCACGCGAAGGGGAGGCCGCGTAAGTTGGCGCAAGTTCACGCGCATGCCCACGCTCACGCCCATGACCACGGCGGCGGTTCGCCCGCCGCGGTGCCCGGACGCCTGACGCCGGGCACCACGCAGGAGAACCGCATCTTCGGATTCTGGACGTTCCTCGGCGGCGAAGCCGTGCTCTTCGCCTCGCTGATCGGCACGTTCCTGGCCCTGTGGGGCCAGTTCAACGGCGGCCCGAAGCCGGACGAGCTCTTCAACCTGACGCTCGTCGGCATCGCCACCGTCACGCTCCTGACGAGCAGCATGACGGGCGCGTTCGCCACGCACCACGCGCAGCAGGGCAACCTGCGCGGCGTGCAGGCCTGGCTGGCGGTGACCATTGTCCTCGGCGAGATCTTCCTCGGCATCCAGGGCTGGGAGTTCTGGTCCTACATCGTGAACGAGGGGTTCGCGCCCTCCACCAGCGCGTTCGCCAGCGCCTTCTTCACGCTGGTCGGCTTCCACGGCCTGCACGTGACGTTCGGCGTGTTCTGGCTGGCGGCCTGGCTCATCAACTCGTTCCTCAAGGACGACGTCACGCAGGAGGACGCGTCGCGGCTCTTCGTGGCCGGCCTCTACTGGCACTTCGTCGACGTCGTGTGGGTCGTCATCT from Clostridia bacterium includes:
- the ctaD gene encoding cytochrome c oxidase subunit I — protein: MAAVTERLSSSRSAAHAGAPARTGLWSWITTVDHKRIGILYLIASAFFFTLGGIEAFLMRVQLMKPGLHLFVGNTFNELLTMHGTTMIFFAVMPLFTAFVNAVVPLQIGARDVAFPFLNALSFWLFFLGGILFNSSWIIGGAPNNGWFNYAPNSEPTYTPGTGIDFYDIGLQIAGLGTFISGINFIVTIINMRAPGMTLRRMPLFTWATLVMSIVILFAFPAITVDLFLNAFDRLLGMNFFNVNAGGNVILWQHLFWIFGHPEVYILALPAFGIISEVVSTFSRKTLFGYDSMVLALLAIGFLSFMVWSHHMFAVGMGPVVNSIFALSTMTIAVPTGIKIFNWIMTMWGGRIRTTTAMMYAIGFIPIFVIGGMSGVMVAMAPADYQYNMSYFVVAHFHYVMIGGSLFALLAALYYWFPKMFGRMLDEGLGKLGFWLVFIGFNVTFFPMHLLGLLGMPRRIFTYKPGLGLETWNFVSTIGVFILTLGFLTVLINVIRALMKPADAPADPWDARTLEWSIPSPAPEYNFAQLPEVRARDAWWFEKRNGNKKMPAATPLEPIHMPSPTPIPFYLSVGVTIIGYGAILSQKWLLLLGLALTAVMLYRGMFHVDPGYHVTPREGEAA
- a CDS encoding cytochrome c oxidase subunit 3 produces the protein MWTRATTSRHAKGRPRKLAQVHAHAHAHAHDHGGGSPAAVPGRLTPGTTQENRIFGFWTFLGGEAVLFASLIGTFLALWGQFNGGPKPDELFNLTLVGIATVTLLTSSMTGAFATHHAQQGNLRGVQAWLAVTIVLGEIFLGIQGWEFWSYIVNEGFAPSTSAFASAFFTLVGFHGLHVTFGVFWLAAWLINSFLKDDVTQEDASRLFVAGLYWHFVDVVWVVIFTVVYLTERLVF